ATGGTTTAATGATTAAACATAGAGACCTTAATTTTCTTGCTGAAATTCCTCTCGTTTCTCTTCTTCATGTACCTACGAatcttttctttcctttgctCAGCTGTGAGTTTGCTGACTTTGTTGACGCTGGCGTCGTCTAAACCGGTTATCTCTGTTCCTAACTCCGGAAGAACCGGTTTGGGCAGGTGGTTTTGGTCTTCGCCACAGTCAAGTGCCTATTTCGAACAAAAAACAACAAACCAGTAAATACCAGGTCCATATATCTAACCGGATTACCAAACCGGCTTCATTTTGATTTATACCTGGAGATGATGATCTCCTCCTGGATTGTATATGGGTTTAATCGAATCTTGGCAGAACATTCCACTATTATCAGCCTGGATTTCCATCAATTGATCATGTGACGGTTTAAAGTCAGAACCAAAACCGGAGTAAAAATCTGATCCTCCAATGGCTAAACCGGTGTTCATCATATTCCTGGTTACGCCCATGTAAGATGGTAAACCGGGATTACCCAAGAAAGGGGAAGTAGGGTTTAGGGACCCAATATTGTAACTTGGGACAGAAGAAAGACAATCATCTTCAAAAACCGTTAAAGGCGGAGGCAAATGATCACAAGAAGAGGAGGAGTATAGAATGTTCGGAGGCTGATGAAGTTGAATCCCGGTGAAATCAAACTGATCTTGGAGTTGATCGGAGGCTGGGAACTGAATAGTGGAAGAGAAATCGATGGAAGCTGTGATATCGTTATCGAAATCGTCTTGTGAATCGAATATGATCGATAAGTCACCGTTGTCATCATTATTGTTGCTGTTGTTTTTGTCTTCATGGTCTTGATTCGAACCGCTGTTGGATTTGTCGGGAAAGTTATTGTTGTTGATGTTTTCGACAGAGCCACAACAGTTTGAAGCAGATGTCACTTCAGAGGTTTGATTAAAGGTCTCTTCAAATAACTGTGGATCGCAGAAATCGAAGATTTGAGCGGTGAGAGGGCTTGTGATCTCATCCTACGAAACAAAACGACAAGATGAGATGTAAATAGCTGAAAAAACATCAGTAAAAAATTTACATGTAATGTCTTTGAGACATACGTTGAAGGCTTGCATGAAAAAGATACGTGGTCGTATTTTCTAGGTTTAAACTCGTTGAGAAGAAGTTTTGACTTAAGATATACAATACGATTAGAGAGAAGTGGACATTTATACGCTCATATCTCGTTCGTTCTCTGTGGCATTTATCAAGAAGAAtctagataaataaataaaaaatattgacgATAAGGAGGGATAGTTTCCATAAAAGGGaagtttttggattttggtgtttcttttgcgtccagaaattaaaaacattgcCTGGTAAGAAcgatattttcttacaaaagaaaataaatgcaCAAATAAGAATAAGAATCGTTTTTCATAGTTCGATTAAATTTTTGCTGAAAATGCATAAAAAACACAAACCATGCATTCAGGGGCTTACAAATAACGGATTCATTGTCATTGACGATCGAATGATattgagtttaaaaaaaaaatcaaagagttACCATGGAGAGCTGCTCGTGAGACGAGATTACGTCCTGCGACATGCTTATGTGTTTCTTTATGGACTCCAACGTGATACCAAGATTTTTCGGGAAAATTGCTTTGTCGAACGTCGGAGGAGTGATGTCTGAACAAGAAACCCAGACaattaaatcattaaaaacGGATAATAGTTAATTAAacagaacagaaaaaaaaacaattctgtTTCAGACAGAGAAAATAAGAAAGTTTCTTACAGCTTTCTCTGGAGAAACTAATTGGAGGTTATGGAAGTTAACGTaaccaatttatttttatttttggttaagtGTGTGTATATGCGTACGTATCTGCATGATATATATAAGCTGGTGTGAGTAAATGTAATAAGGCTTTGGGAAATGCCACGTGAAAATTAAACGTTAAACGCGCTGGTCCTAGAGTTTCTTATCTAACGTGATGTGGCGTGTCATGAGTGGATAAAACGTATGTATTTTGAGTTGACGTGGACAAGTTGGTCCCACTATAGGGGTGACTTGGTTGACCTGTGATGGAGTTTGACCgaatttcttttgtttccgaTTATTTTGACCTCTTGACTGGAAGTTGTACTAATTTAAgctttttatttatagaattggcttcttctttttttgaacaaatataATTGgcatttctattttatatttagtaatgtttatttttcattttaaagttcttatttatttacttgGCTGtttttttacttgataaaaaggCCAGGTCAGTGAGATACGgagaaaaatagataaattaGTTCATACAAGATAAATATTTCTGTACCATGTAAATAGTTACGTGATGCTTGACTAAATTCGAAACTGGAATCTTATATAAAAACTGTTTCCTCTGGATAGGAGTTATACGATAGTGATAGTTGTAGCATACCATATGCTTGGTTtcgttgaacaaaaaaaaaagaaaatataagttTATAGAACTGAATACTGATCGAGGTCCTTGCAAAAAGAATACGATCGAGGTAACGTAAGGTGCGGGCGTATCAATATCGATCATTTAAACTATccatcaaaattatatatatgatacaatTTGAAAAACATGCATGGTTaatttagccaaaaaaaaagaagaagcatgcATGGTACTTAAACTTTAACCATTCtttcaaaataactaaatacgAACTTGGTAATTCCTTTATTAATTGGACACGACGGCAACCTATAAAGATAGATAGAGTGCTTAATTAAAGACTCCAGCTATGAGCCTATGATCATACAATGATACAAGGAAGATGctatacaatataataattgAGTTAATATCTGGTACATACGGCAACTTAATTAGCATAGATTGATTAATAGTAACTAGCACGATGTATACTATTACTACGGGATTAATCATGATAAGATTCTGTATGTTTGGTAATCAGAATCTAAAACCTATAGATAGGAAGACAATAAGCATCGCATCCCTTTGTTCTTTCTCTGAAAGCTTAATCTTGTACTTTCCAAACAATTCCGTATAAAtttgtgtttattttgtttttgatgtaATCAAATTCGTGTTTACTTGTTAGACACAAACAATCAGATATCTCATATATGTGAAGAGATTCCTCATTCATCATATGATTAAGATAATTTCTTTTGTTGCATATCTTCTCATTTAAAAGAATTAGAACCTCCCGTTTACGAATGGGCTTGATAAAAAAGCCCATATTCGCTCAAATCAGGCAATCATAAAAGCCCAAATGTGAATATTAAGAAATCGCAAACGTAATAATCGTTCCGTCTTGCTTCCTCCTGCTCTCTCAGCTTCCGCGATTTTGTTTAGTTAGCGCCGGACCTGAGTAGATAGATAAACCCTAAGCTCAGCCTCCAAGTAGCTTCGTATTCTTATTAAAATCGATCTTCTGTTGCTGCGTCTTCATCTTCCTTCATACTAAGATGAATTGTGCAAGTAAGTAATACCTCTTTTTTCGCCTTTCTATTGCTTCTCGATTTACCAATTTAGATCTATTGTTGACACTCTGGTTTGCTTATCGTACAGTTTCCGGGGAAGTTCCGGTGGAGCCTGTGGTTTCGAAGAAGTCTGGTTTGCTCTACGAGAAACGCCTAATCGAGACGCACATCTCGGTAAGCTCTTCGCTTATCTAGGGTTACTCAGCTGTTTATTATCGGCTTTCACCTCTTTAATCTCTGGAACTAGTGGGGCCCTTATTCTCTATAATATCtgcgtattttttttttcaaaattttggttagtGAGATCTTGTTGTGTGTAGGTCAACGATTTGTTAAGTGCTTTGTGGTAACCTTGTAGGATTTTGGGAAATGCCCGGTTACTGGTGAACCGCATACCATTGGTGACATTGTTGCCATCAAAACCGGAAAGGTAACTAAGCTGTTTGGATTGTTTGTCATGGAGCAGTGTTTTGTAGAAAGTTATTATTAGCCTGATTCGCTCTCCgggaccttttttttttttcagatcgTGAAGCCAAAACCATTACACACAGCTAGCATCCCTGGATTGCTCGGAACGTTCCAGACTGTAAgcttttttatattgtttgctATTTGCTTTTACTGTGTACCTTCGTTTCGTGGCTTTATGCTTGCTTTCCTTTTTGTTCAATCTGTAAAATATCCTCTGTCTATTAAGGATTTTGTAGACTTACATGGATCTAAGCATTTGATAGATTATACAGGTCTAGGTCCACATGTCTGTTTAGGTTATTTGACATAGCAGATTTTCCCTCTACTCTTTACGAAAGCTGGTGCTTGAATCGTTCGTTCATTTGTTACTGCTATCAAGACAGGATTGTTTACTATTATGTTGAATTCTGCAAAATAAAAGCAcaagttcatatatattttgtgctTCCAGGAATGGGATTGTTTGATGCTATCAAATTTTTCACTTGAGCAACAACTCCATACTGCGAGGCAAGAGCTAAGCCATGCTTTGTATCAGGTAACTATTATCAACTGCTTGACTACCTGTGATACCACCTGATATGAATTATGTGctacaattttattttctggatGTTTCCATTAGTTAGTATTGATAAAGGTGTTTGATGGATTTTTTTGGGGTACGCTTTCCCTTCTGGTTGCAGCATGATGCTGCTTGTCGTGTGATTGCTAGGcttaaaaaagaaagagacgAGGCACGACAATTGCTTGCAGAGACTGATAGGCAGTTACCTGCAGCGACTGATAGGCAGTTACCTGCAGCCCCCGAAGTTGCCACAGAGAATGCTACTCTTAGTAATGGTAAACGAGGTATGCCTGCACATTATATCTGTACATTTTCTTATCAAAATAAGTTGGctatgtatttaattttcttgtaACAAATTGCTATGTTTTATTGTTGCAAGTAGCTGCCGATGGTGGTGAACAAGGTCCCGATGCAAAGAAAATGCGTCTTGGAGTTTCGGGTGAAGTTATTACAGAACTGACAGATTGTAATGCTGCTCTTTCCCAGCAGCGTAAGAAGAGACAGGTAATACATATAGCTTCATATCTATTAATACCTTGGTTTTAAAGTAGAATTCATGAGCGAATTATATGCGAACTTTGTATTTTATTGTTGGTACCTTTCAACGGATCTGGAGTTTGTATTTTGTATGTTGATTAGATTTTACGCGTGGCCCTTTTGTCTTGATACATTTTTCTCTTGACTCGCTAGATCCCTCCGACGTTGGCTTCAGTTGATGCTCTGGAGAAGTTCACTCAACTCTCAAGCCACCCACTTCACAAGACCAGCAAACCTGGTATTTTTTCAATGGACATCCTACATTCTAAGGTTTGACACCCGGAATTTTTCTCATTTTCCACTCATCACTTGACATTGTTATCGGTTATGAGAAGTCATTGCATTGAATTGCTACTCAGGATGTCATTGCGACCGGAGGAATGGATACAACTGCCGTTCTCTTTGATCGTCAGTCAGGACAAATCTTGTCGACGTTGACTGGTCATTCAAAGAAGGTATGTATTTTGCcgtattttctaatattttttcacCTAACTTTTCCTCTTTAGTTTTGTGCTTGACATGCATTGTTCGCTTTGCAGGTTACTAGTATTAAGTTTGTAGGTGACACTGATCTTGTTTTGACTGCTTCATCAGACAAGGTAAGCCCAAAATGTTATGCACAGGCCTGAAATCCGATGGGTTTTTTTCCGTGTGTAGTGCTTGTACAACATCTCTGTAGGAATTTTTCGTCCTTTATTGAATATTGCATGATCTTAACAAGTAGTATAGAAATGCTTTTAGTTTCTGTTCACACAGCTTATGTGAAATCTTGTTCTTGTAAAAGTCATCATGTCATCTTTGAAAAACTGATTAGACTATCTGAGTGATCCTGGTGATACACGTCCCCATAAAAAGTTGACTTATCTTATATCTCGTGAAGCTATCTCTGTTTAAATACCTAGCTTGATGCATTTCGTACATAAATTTTGTTTCACGCCATTGATTGTTTGCGGTCTCTCTTTGTTGAATTTGATCATAATGATATGCATCACTGGTCGTCTGATTTTGGTGTTTTGACACACTGCAGACAGTTCGTATCTGGGGAAGTTCAGAGGGTGGGAACTATGCCTGTAAACATACATTGAAAGATCACACTGCAGAGGTAAGGATTAAATTGAAGAACTTAGGCTACAGTCGCATACAGTTTTTACCAATAGAGCTGTATTTGTTCTGTTATAACGTAAAAACAATGATGTGCTTTTCAGGTGCGAGCTGTCACTGTCCATGCAACGAACAAATACTTTGTGTCGGCATCGCTCGACAGTACGTGGTGCTTCTATGATATGTCCTCTGGTTTGTGCCTTGCCCAGGTTCGCAAACTTCTTATCCACAAGCCACTGATACATGTTATTCCAGCTCCGATTTTCTCTTGGTACAATCTTCAAAGAAAGCCTGAGAAACATTAGTTGTACAATGGTGATCTGAAATAAggcataagaaaaaaaaatattttcttagaatGTGTCTTTCTCATTGctttattataattattcagGTAACAGATGATTCCGAGAAGGTGGATTACACGGCTGCCGCTTTCCATCCTGATGGTCTCATTCTTGGAACTGGTACCGCTCAATCTATTGTCAAGATTTGGGATGTAAAGAGTCAGGTAAAAAATCCCCTTGATCTTCCTTGTCCATCAACTCTTGAGATCCTCAAACGTTCTTAGTATCCTCAGTTTGTTCTCACGTTAATTTCATCTATCTCTATTGGCGAATAGGCAAACGTGGCGAAGTTCGGTGGCCACACTGGTGAAATCACATCTGTATCATTTTCTGAAAATGGTTATTTCCTCGCGGTTGGTACTTTGACCCAACTACTAAACAGAAAGACGAATATCACCGGCGTCCCCTTTTACTGacctgtttttgtttttctttctttcttgataTTGTTCAGACATCTGCGCTGGATGGTGTTAGACTGTGGGACCTGCGCAAGCTAAAGAACTTCCGAACATTCGACTTTCCAAATGCAAACTCGGGTAATCAACTATCCGAGCACCTCTTCTCTAGTCCATTTTGTTGATTGTGGTATTCATTTCTAAGACACGAACGAAAATTATTTTGCAGTGGAATTTGACCATAGCGGATCTTATCTTGGCATTGCTGCTTCAGATATAAGGTGAGGTTTACATTGTTACACACAATGCGATTTGATTCATGAGCTCACTTTGAtcactaaattattaaaagagagTTGTGCAAATTCAAGAACTTGTGGCAATGATAAAATGAtccatacaaaataataaacactTGTGCGCTTCAATGTTTCAGAGTATTCCAAACGGCCAGTGTAAAAGCCGAATGGA
Above is a genomic segment from Raphanus sativus cultivar WK10039 unplaced genomic scaffold, ASM80110v3 Scaffold1777, whole genome shotgun sequence containing:
- the LOC130504744 gene encoding uncharacterized protein LOC130504744 — translated: MSQDVISSHEQLSMDEITSPLTAQIFDFCDPQLFEETFNQTSEVTSASNCCGSVENINNNNFPDKSNSGSNQDHEDKNNSNNNDDNGDLSIIFDSQDDFDNDITASIDFSSTIQFPASDQLQDQFDFTGIQLHQPPNILYSSSSCDHLPPPLTVFEDDCLSSVPSYNIGSLNPTSPFLGNPGLPSYMGVTRNMMNTGLAIGGSDFYSGFGSDFKPSHDQLMEIQADNSGMFCQDSIKPIYNPGGDHHLQALDCGEDQNHLPKPVLPELGTEITGLDDASVNKVSKLTAEQRKEKIRRYMKKRNERNFSKKIKYACRKTLADSRPRVRGRFAKNDELCEPYRQASSSYHEEDDDDVGVRAEEQLVDSSDIFSHISGVNSFKFKYPIQSWI
- the LOC130504745 gene encoding pre-mRNA-processing factor 19 homolog 1-like, whose protein sequence is MNCAISGEVPVEPVVSKKSGLLYEKRLIETHISDFGKCPVTGEPHTIGDIVAIKTGKIVKPKPLHTASIPGLLGTFQTEWDCLMLSNFSLEQQLHTARQELSHALYQHDAACRVIARLKKERDEARQLLAETDRQLPAATDRQLPAAPEVATENATLSNGKRAADGGEQGPDAKKMRLGVSGEVITELTDCNAALSQQRKKRQIPPTLASVDALEKFTQLSSHPLHKTSKPGIFSMDILHSKDVIATGGMDTTAVLFDRQSGQILSTLTGHSKKVTSIKFVGDTDLVLTASSDKTVRIWGSSEGGNYACKHTLKDHTAEVRAVTVHATNKYFVSASLDSTWCFYDMSSGLCLAQVTDDSEKVDYTAAAFHPDGLILGTGTAQSIVKIWDVKSQANVAKFGGHTGEITSVSFSENGYFLATSALDGVRLWDLRKLKNFRTFDFPNANSVEFDHSGSYLGIAASDIRVFQTASVKAEWNPVKTLPDLSGTGRATCVKFGPDAKYVAVGSMDRNLRIFGLPSNDSTEDSAQDS